A window of the Branchiostoma floridae strain S238N-H82 chromosome 12, Bfl_VNyyK, whole genome shotgun sequence genome harbors these coding sequences:
- the LOC118427507 gene encoding calmodulin-4-like: protein MADIQALFDKYDENKDGSISAQELKNVVKEMDLPWTNKLVSAMIRERQRNADGVMDLKDFTRVVKSLEEIKKALRNPDETQEAMVAAFNKIDKNGDGSLSQEELKEGMSGVVGMELSPETIAELVRIADSNSDGQVDIEEFVKMVTSFF from the exons AAGGACGGGTCCATCTCTGCACAGGAGCTGAAGAACGTGGTGAAGGAGATGGACCTCCCCTGGACCAACAAACTAGTCTCG GCCATGATCAGGGAACGCCAGCGCAATGCGGACGGAGTCATGGATCTTAAAGACTTCACTCGAGTCGTGAAATCCTTGGAGGAGATAAAGAAGGCTTTAAGGAACCCGGATGAGACTCAGGAAGCGATGGTGGCCGCTTTCAACAAGATAGACAAG AACGGCGACGGTTCCCTGTCCCAGGAAGAACTGAAGGAAGGCATGTCGGGAGTGGTCGGGATGGAGCTGTCCCCGGAGACCATCGCGGAGCTGGTCCGGATCGCTGACTCCAACTCCGACGGCCAAGTGGACATCGAGGAGTTTGTGAAGATGGTCACAAGTTTCTTCTGA